The Streptomyces sp. NBC_01689 genome includes a window with the following:
- a CDS encoding cytochrome ubiquinol oxidase subunit I, with protein sequence MLHPVSKALAAVGDPPQLLPAREQMAFTLGFHIILVPFGVALTALMLIAHYRGLRHGDDDALRLARRWSKVAAVLFAMGAITGTVLSFELGILWPGLMGDYGAAFGMPFAVEGLFFFLEAIFVSIYLYGWNRLPPWAHFWTGVPVVLASLGGAAAVIAANSWMNQPGGITLRDGHVTAVRPLGVFFNGAFWFETVHMLLAAYIVAGFTVAGVYAAGMLKGRQDRHHRLGFLIGFLVAAAAVPVQVVVGDTVAREVFQEEPAKFAAIELLPTTGDHVPENLGGFLIDGKVRYGLPIPDMASILAGFTPSTEIKGLEEIPPEVRPTDRSVTLVHLAFDVMVGTTFLMLGLVLWFAWLWWRGRTVPTNRWFLRGAALSGVVAVVCLESGWVVTEVGRQPWTVVGLLLTRQAVTTQGNLWPLFGATLALYAAVGTGGVLVLRAMARRWRTAGDATVYVPYGPEQPYATSRTAGDER encoded by the coding sequence GTGTTGCATCCAGTGAGCAAGGCCCTGGCGGCCGTCGGAGATCCCCCGCAGCTGCTCCCGGCCCGGGAGCAGATGGCGTTCACCCTCGGCTTCCACATCATCCTGGTGCCGTTCGGCGTCGCCCTGACCGCGCTCATGCTCATCGCCCACTACCGCGGCCTGCGCCACGGCGACGACGACGCCCTGCGGCTCGCCCGGCGCTGGTCGAAGGTGGCCGCCGTGCTCTTCGCGATGGGGGCGATCACCGGTACGGTCCTCTCGTTCGAACTCGGCATCCTGTGGCCCGGTCTGATGGGCGACTACGGCGCCGCCTTCGGGATGCCGTTCGCGGTGGAGGGACTCTTCTTCTTCCTCGAGGCCATCTTCGTCTCGATCTACCTGTACGGCTGGAACCGGCTCCCGCCCTGGGCGCACTTCTGGACCGGGGTTCCGGTCGTGCTGGCCAGCCTCGGCGGGGCGGCTGCCGTCATCGCCGCCAACAGCTGGATGAACCAGCCCGGCGGGATCACCCTGCGGGACGGACATGTCACCGCCGTACGCCCGCTGGGCGTGTTCTTCAACGGAGCGTTCTGGTTCGAGACCGTGCACATGCTCCTCGCCGCCTACATCGTGGCCGGTTTCACGGTCGCCGGCGTGTACGCGGCCGGCATGCTCAAAGGACGTCAGGACCGCCACCACCGGCTAGGGTTCCTCATCGGTTTCCTCGTCGCGGCGGCGGCCGTTCCGGTGCAGGTCGTCGTCGGCGACACGGTGGCCCGCGAGGTGTTCCAGGAGGAGCCCGCCAAGTTCGCGGCGATCGAGCTCCTGCCCACGACAGGCGATCACGTGCCGGAGAACCTCGGCGGGTTCCTGATCGACGGCAAGGTCAGATACGGCCTTCCGATCCCGGACATGGCGTCGATCCTGGCCGGCTTCACCCCCTCCACGGAGATCAAGGGCCTGGAGGAGATCCCGCCGGAGGTACGGCCCACCGACCGCAGCGTCACCCTCGTGCACCTGGCCTTCGACGTGATGGTCGGCACCACCTTCCTCATGCTCGGCCTCGTCCTCTGGTTCGCCTGGTTGTGGTGGCGGGGACGGACGGTGCCCACCAACCGCTGGTTCCTGCGGGGCGCCGCGCTGAGCGGTGTCGTCGCCGTCGTCTGCCTGGAGAGCGGCTGGGTCGTCACCGAGGTCGGGCGGCAGCCCTGGACCGTCGTCGGACTGCTGCTGACGAGGCAGGCCGTGACCACACAGGGCAACCTGTGGCCGCTGTTCGGCGCGACCCTCGCCCTGTACGCGGCGGTCGGCACCGGTGGCGTCCTGGTCCTGCGCGCCATGGCCCGGCGCTGGCGGACCGCGGGCGACGCGACGGTCTACGTCCCCTACGGACCCGAGCAGCCCTATGCCACGTCCCGCACGGCAGGAGACGAGCGATGA
- a CDS encoding nuclear transport factor 2 family protein, producing the protein MAGKPPYPPFDAESSVQKVRAGEDAWNTRDPGKVSLAYTEDSRWRNRSLFINGREEIVAFLTRKWEHELEYRLIKELWAFGGNRIAVRFAYEYHTVTGDWFRAYGNENWEFADDGLMSVRHASINDVPITASERAFDWDRSGPRPADYPSLSDFGF; encoded by the coding sequence ATGGCCGGGAAGCCGCCTTATCCGCCGTTCGACGCCGAGAGTTCCGTGCAGAAGGTCCGGGCGGGCGAGGACGCCTGGAACACCCGCGACCCCGGGAAGGTCTCGCTGGCCTACACCGAGGACAGCCGCTGGCGGAATCGTTCACTCTTCATCAACGGACGCGAGGAGATCGTCGCCTTCCTCACCCGCAAGTGGGAGCACGAGCTCGAATACCGGCTGATCAAGGAGCTGTGGGCGTTCGGCGGGAACCGGATCGCCGTCCGGTTCGCCTACGAGTACCACACGGTCACCGGGGACTGGTTCCGCGCCTACGGCAACGAGAACTGGGAGTTCGCCGACGACGGGCTGATGAGCGTGCGCCACGCGAGCATCAACGACGTACCGATCACCGCATCCGAGCGCGCCTTCGACTGGGACCGTTCGGGGCCGCGCCCGGCCGACTACCCCAGCCTCAGCGACTTCGGCTTCTGA
- a CDS encoding acyltransferase family protein gives MVTGTEPAQAPPPARRPELDAIRMLVVIGLVFFHSALVFATDDDFYVKNAETTEAVLIIAGFGVVWAMPLLFLISGLGAWHSLQRRGAGGFAAERLLRLGVPLVFATLALNPLPQWLRLRSADAGYHASYLGFLPRFYDVRLEPAEFPFLVQSEHFETGHLWFVVLLLTFSLMLAPFHRWLPRERVRRVGDRVAEAALRRRGAVFLPALAFAAICAFARMEEDYAGWHRWSYLLFFVAGFALAADDRFRTVMRRDAGTAAWLGVLLFAASGPGFALADEPFTETTALAAASRALFGAAGWCLVIAIPGLLDRRRPGKSRTAPTPTPTKRGRLYGYLATAVLPLYVLHQPIVVAVAYFVTGWSAPILVEYAVLVVIALVLTLTSYELLVRRTRVTRFLFGMRS, from the coding sequence ATGGTGACGGGTACGGAACCGGCGCAGGCACCGCCACCGGCGCGACGGCCGGAGCTGGACGCGATCCGGATGCTGGTCGTGATCGGGCTGGTCTTCTTCCACTCGGCGCTGGTGTTCGCCACCGACGACGATTTCTACGTCAAGAACGCCGAGACCACCGAAGCCGTGCTGATCATCGCCGGGTTCGGGGTCGTCTGGGCCATGCCGCTGCTGTTCCTCATCTCCGGCCTCGGTGCCTGGCACTCGCTCCAGCGCCGCGGCGCGGGCGGCTTCGCCGCAGAGCGGCTGCTGCGGCTCGGCGTTCCACTGGTCTTCGCGACCCTCGCGCTGAACCCGCTGCCGCAGTGGCTGCGGCTGCGCTCGGCCGACGCCGGCTACCACGCGTCGTACCTCGGCTTCCTGCCCCGCTTCTACGACGTGCGCCTGGAGCCGGCAGAGTTCCCCTTCCTCGTCCAGAGCGAGCACTTCGAGACCGGCCATCTCTGGTTCGTCGTGCTCCTCCTGACGTTCTCCCTGATGCTGGCGCCGTTCCACCGGTGGCTGCCGCGCGAGCGCGTCCGCCGCGTCGGCGACCGGGTGGCGGAGGCGGCCCTGCGCCGGCGGGGCGCCGTGTTCCTGCCCGCCCTCGCCTTCGCGGCGATCTGCGCCTTCGCACGGATGGAGGAGGACTACGCGGGCTGGCACCGGTGGTCGTACCTGCTGTTCTTCGTCGCCGGCTTCGCGCTCGCCGCCGACGACCGCTTCCGCACCGTGATGCGGCGTGACGCCGGGACCGCGGCCTGGCTCGGCGTCCTGCTGTTCGCGGCTTCCGGCCCCGGCTTCGCCCTGGCCGACGAGCCCTTCACGGAGACGACCGCCCTGGCCGCGGCCTCACGGGCGCTGTTCGGTGCGGCCGGTTGGTGCCTGGTAATCGCCATCCCGGGCCTCCTCGACCGTCGGCGGCCGGGAAAATCGCGTACGGCGCCGACCCCGACCCCTACCAAGCGTGGGCGCCTCTACGGCTATCTCGCCACAGCCGTGCTGCCGCTGTACGTCCTGCACCAGCCGATCGTGGTCGCCGTCGCCTACTTCGTGACCGGCTGGTCCGCGCCGATCCTGGTCGAGTACGCCGTGCTGGTGGTGATCGCCCTCGTCCTCACCCTCACCTCCTACGAGCTGCTGGTCCGCCGCACTCGGGTGACCCGCTTCCTGTTCGGGATGCGGTCCTGA
- a CDS encoding ATP-binding SpoIIE family protein phosphatase, translating to MQAHETWFTLTEDGAVTDWTRTATEATGIAASDAEELSAGQLLGRLLGPDADCAFTLEAGRDAQDGRIHVRAALRRAEDTLGSIFEQSVAGLEIYDLNLRVLRSNPAALAIRGLPADQVLHRPVADLGPDLPLAPLLDQVITGCLPALSRELRGRDSEGGARTYHVTAYLLHGVCQEPVGIATVIHDVTERARTQAAAELLALARGKIGTTLDATRTAQELAAVAVRDFADVASVDLLDAVLRGDEPPEPPVDADVPLRRAAFEGTEQMRSVYAVGEPSRFVYPTPYTQVLADLAPRLVDPHATPSDWLMHDGARAGELQRAGIHSMIITPLSVHGRVLGLACFYRGPRHPEPFTTDDVPLAAELGNNAAIHIENARRYVREHTLAITLQRSLLPRVLPTVSAVSTCHFHLPGVGQALWFDLVELSSARIGIVIGRIPDQGLAAAATVGRFRTAVSTLAVLDLPPDELLVHLDDAAQRIAREGASSQSSGAAHAWCQYAVYDPVDGHLTLASAGWPPPLITPADGVTPDSLERIVGPPLGNHASYECVHVPLASESLLTFYSPSLLGTFPQADRRFSRLREISERPANDPKAVCDAIVYSLLREPPADGVALLAVRTHRLARDQVAAWRFPPEPSAVADCRHKVRGQLESWGLDSHAFTAETVASELVTNVIRHAGGAATVRLIRDQSLTLEVSDEASTAPHLRHARIQDEDGRGLLIVAALTDRWGTRYTEEGKTVWTEEPLP from the coding sequence ATGCAGGCGCACGAGACGTGGTTCACGCTCACCGAGGACGGCGCCGTCACCGACTGGACCCGGACGGCCACCGAGGCGACGGGGATCGCGGCGTCCGACGCGGAGGAGCTCTCGGCGGGACAACTCCTCGGCCGGCTGCTCGGACCTGACGCGGACTGCGCCTTCACCCTCGAAGCGGGACGCGACGCCCAGGACGGCCGTATCCACGTGCGGGCCGCCCTCCGGCGGGCCGAGGACACACTCGGTTCCATCTTCGAGCAGTCCGTCGCGGGCCTCGAGATCTACGACCTGAACCTCCGCGTCCTGAGGTCCAACCCCGCCGCCCTGGCGATCCGGGGTCTGCCCGCCGACCAGGTCCTCCACCGGCCGGTCGCGGACCTGGGCCCCGACCTCCCGCTGGCCCCGCTCCTCGACCAGGTGATCACCGGCTGTCTGCCCGCGCTCAGCCGGGAGCTCCGGGGACGTGACAGCGAGGGCGGCGCGCGCACGTACCACGTGACCGCCTACCTCCTCCACGGGGTCTGCCAGGAACCCGTCGGGATCGCCACCGTCATCCACGACGTCACCGAGCGGGCCCGGACACAGGCGGCGGCCGAGCTCCTCGCCCTGGCCCGTGGGAAGATCGGGACCACCCTCGACGCCACCCGTACCGCCCAGGAGCTCGCCGCGGTCGCCGTCCGGGACTTCGCGGACGTGGCCTCCGTCGACCTCCTCGACGCCGTGCTGCGGGGCGACGAACCTCCCGAGCCGCCCGTCGACGCCGATGTGCCCCTGCGCCGGGCGGCGTTCGAGGGAACCGAGCAGATGAGAAGCGTGTACGCGGTCGGGGAGCCCAGCCGCTTCGTGTACCCCACCCCGTATACACAGGTGCTCGCCGACCTCGCGCCGCGCCTGGTCGACCCGCACGCCACCCCGTCCGACTGGCTGATGCACGACGGCGCCCGCGCCGGCGAGTTGCAACGCGCCGGCATCCACTCGATGATCATCACGCCGCTGTCCGTCCACGGCCGGGTCCTGGGGCTCGCCTGCTTCTACCGCGGCCCCCGGCATCCGGAACCCTTCACGACCGACGACGTGCCCCTGGCGGCCGAGTTGGGCAACAACGCGGCCATCCACATCGAGAACGCCCGTCGCTACGTCCGTGAGCACACCCTCGCCATCACCCTGCAGCGGAGCCTGCTGCCCAGGGTGCTGCCCACCGTCAGCGCGGTCAGCACGTGCCACTTCCACCTCCCGGGAGTCGGCCAGGCGCTCTGGTTCGACCTCGTCGAACTGTCCAGCGCCCGCATCGGTATCGTGATCGGGCGGATTCCCGATCAGGGACTCGCCGCGGCGGCCACCGTGGGACGGTTCCGTACGGCCGTGTCGACGCTCGCGGTACTGGACCTGCCGCCTGACGAACTGCTGGTCCACCTGGACGACGCCGCCCAGCGCATCGCCCGCGAGGGGGCCTCGTCCCAGTCCTCCGGAGCGGCGCACGCATGGTGTCAGTACGCCGTCTACGACCCCGTGGACGGACACCTCACCCTGGCCAGCGCCGGCTGGCCGCCACCGTTGATCACCCCCGCGGACGGGGTGACCCCGGACAGCCTCGAACGGATCGTCGGACCGCCCCTGGGCAACCACGCCAGCTACGAGTGCGTCCACGTCCCGCTGGCTTCCGAGAGCCTGCTCACCTTCTACTCCCCCTCGCTGCTGGGCACCTTCCCCCAGGCCGACCGGCGGTTCTCCCGGCTGCGCGAGATCAGCGAGCGCCCGGCCAACGACCCCAAGGCCGTCTGCGACGCCATCGTGTACAGCCTGCTGCGCGAGCCTCCCGCGGACGGGGTCGCCCTGCTCGCCGTCCGTACCCATCGCCTCGCCCGCGACCAGGTCGCCGCGTGGCGGTTCCCCCCGGAGCCGTCGGCCGTCGCGGACTGCCGGCACAAGGTCCGCGGGCAACTGGAAAGCTGGGGACTGGACTCGCACGCGTTCACGGCGGAGACGGTCGCCAGTGAACTCGTCACCAATGTCATCCGGCACGCCGGCGGCGCCGCCACCGTGCGGCTGATCCGCGACCAGTCGCTGACCCTGGAGGTCTCCGACGAGGCCTCCACGGCCCCCCACCTCCGGCACGCCCGCATCCAGGACGAGGACGGCAGGGGCCTGCTCATCGTCGCCGCCCTCACCGACCGCTGGGGCACCCGCTACACCGAGGAGGGCAAGACGGTGTGGACGGAGGAGCCGCTGCCCTGA
- a CDS encoding cytochrome d ubiquinol oxidase subunit II encodes MNLSDVVALVMFVGVVAYALFGGADFGAGFWDLTAGGAERGKKPRHLVDLSIGPVWEANHTWLIYCLVMLWSGFPTAFAAITTTLYVPLLLAALGIVLRGAGFAFRKVSVRTPQQRLNGTLFAASSVLTPYCFGSIAGGIASGRVPTGGNGDAFTSWLNPTSVLGGVLAVVSCAYLAAFYLAAAAHRLDDAGLERYFRDRALLAGAVAGAVSVAGIFVLRTDAPRLFHQLSHRGLPLMVLAALCGVAGMAGAGLGRRAGRREIAALAIAAVVVGWGVAQYPFLLGTHLRIHAAAAPDTTLAVLLGVACVAALIILPSLILLFRLSGQGRLRARV; translated from the coding sequence ATGAACCTCAGTGACGTGGTCGCCCTGGTCATGTTCGTCGGCGTCGTCGCGTACGCGCTGTTCGGCGGGGCCGACTTCGGAGCCGGCTTCTGGGACCTGACGGCCGGGGGAGCCGAACGCGGCAAGAAACCCCGCCACCTGGTCGACCTGTCGATCGGTCCGGTCTGGGAGGCCAACCACACCTGGCTCATCTACTGCCTGGTCATGTTGTGGAGCGGCTTCCCCACGGCCTTCGCCGCGATCACCACGACCCTGTACGTGCCCCTGCTGCTGGCCGCCCTCGGCATCGTCCTTCGCGGAGCGGGCTTCGCCTTCCGCAAGGTCTCCGTGCGGACACCCCAACAGCGCCTCAACGGAACCCTGTTCGCGGCCTCCTCCGTCTTGACCCCCTACTGCTTCGGCTCCATCGCAGGCGGCATCGCCTCGGGCCGGGTGCCCACCGGGGGCAACGGCGACGCCTTCACCAGCTGGCTCAATCCGACCTCCGTCCTCGGTGGCGTCCTCGCTGTCGTCAGCTGTGCCTACCTCGCCGCCTTCTACCTGGCCGCGGCGGCCCACCGGCTCGACGACGCGGGCCTCGAACGGTACTTCCGTGACCGCGCCCTGCTCGCCGGAGCCGTGGCGGGGGCCGTCAGCGTCGCCGGGATCTTCGTGCTCAGGACGGACGCACCCCGGCTGTTCCACCAGCTCAGTCACCGGGGGCTGCCGCTGATGGTGCTCGCGGCGCTCTGCGGAGTCGCCGGCATGGCGGGTGCGGGCCTGGGCCGCCGCGCCGGCCGCCGCGAGATCGCCGCGCTGGCCATCGCCGCCGTGGTCGTCGGCTGGGGAGTGGCCCAGTACCCCTTCCTGCTCGGCACGCATCTGCGCATCCACGCGGCCGCGGCCCCCGACACCACGCTGGCCGTCCTCCTCGGCGTCGCCTGCGTCGCCGCGCTGATCATCCTGCCGTCGCTGATCCTGCTGTTCCGCCTCTCCGGCCAGGGCAGGCTCCGCGCCCGCGTCTGA
- a CDS encoding STM4011 family radical SAM protein: MDLTDPTDLTNLTVLYRGPLASCDYDCPYCPFAKRRDSAAQLRADRAALERFVAWARGPHDHRLSVLFTPWGEGLTRSWYRRALVDLSHEPRVERVATQTNLSCRTDWLTEAAADTVALWCTYHPGQTPYGRFLAKTHRLSGLGIRYSVGVVGLPEHLDDARRLRADLPSHVYLWINAAEGHTYTDEQADEWTALDPLFPYSRRPHRSAGLPCRTGRSVVSVDGEGTVRRCHFVRTELGNLYDGSYRSALAPRPCPLTACDCHIGYVHLETLPLYDVFAGGVLERVPRAQALPPRPLLPVVSGRPGPPAASPAPAR, from the coding sequence ATGGACCTGACAGACCCAACAGACCTGACAAACCTCACCGTCCTCTATCGCGGGCCCCTGGCCTCCTGCGACTACGACTGCCCGTACTGCCCGTTCGCCAAGCGCCGGGACAGCGCGGCCCAGCTGCGCGCCGACCGTGCCGCGCTCGAACGGTTCGTGGCCTGGGCGCGTGGTCCGCACGACCACCGGCTGTCGGTGCTGTTCACACCGTGGGGCGAGGGACTGACCCGCTCCTGGTACCGCCGGGCTCTGGTGGACCTGTCCCACGAACCGCGCGTCGAGCGGGTCGCCACCCAGACCAACCTGAGCTGCCGCACCGACTGGCTCACGGAGGCGGCGGCCGACACGGTCGCCCTCTGGTGCACGTATCACCCGGGGCAGACACCCTACGGGCGGTTCCTCGCCAAGACGCACCGCCTGTCCGGCCTGGGGATCCGGTACAGCGTGGGTGTGGTGGGCCTCCCCGAGCATCTGGACGACGCACGGCGGTTGCGTGCCGACCTGCCCTCGCACGTCTATCTGTGGATCAACGCCGCCGAGGGCCACACCTACACCGACGAGCAGGCCGACGAGTGGACCGCGCTGGATCCGCTCTTCCCGTACAGCCGGCGTCCGCACCGCTCGGCGGGGCTGCCGTGCCGGACCGGCCGGAGCGTCGTCTCGGTCGACGGAGAGGGCACCGTCCGGCGCTGTCACTTCGTCCGGACGGAGCTCGGCAACCTCTACGACGGCTCCTACCGCTCCGCGCTCGCCCCGAGGCCGTGCCCGCTCACCGCGTGCGACTGTCACATCGGGTACGTCCATCTGGAGACCCTGCCGTTGTACGACGTCTTCGCGGGCGGGGTCCTCGAACGCGTCCCCCGCGCGCAGGCGCTGCCGCCGCGCCCGCTCCTCCCGGTGGTCAGCGGCCGACCCGGTCCTCCGGCAGCTTCACCAGCCCCAGCTCGATGA
- a CDS encoding NAD-dependent epimerase/dehydratase family protein, with translation MRVENNPAFGASEAPDASGVGTVLVTGATGYVGGHLVARLLRDGYRTRVTIREPGREAEVLDLVRQAGADRRDLLEFAVADLSADAGWPAAVDGVSQVLHVASPFPATPPEHEDELVRPARDGALRVLSAARAAGVRRVVMTSSFAAVGYTVKPDDRYTEEDWTDPDTVGLPAYHKSKVLAERAAWDFVDADGEIELTVVNPVGIFGPVLGPRLAASTDIVRSMMTGRIPAVPLMYFGVVDVRDVVDLHLRAMLHPQAAGERFLAVGGPSVSFLGMARTLRAHLPAAADALPSAELTLEEMREAAKTQPALRDAVGLGGRIPVISNAKARSVLGWEPRDVTRTVLDTADSLIELGLVKLPEDRVGR, from the coding sequence ATGCGTGTGGAGAACAACCCTGCTTTCGGCGCTTCCGAGGCTCCTGACGCCTCCGGCGTGGGAACGGTGCTGGTGACCGGCGCGACCGGATACGTCGGCGGTCACCTGGTCGCCCGGCTGCTGCGTGACGGGTACCGGACCAGGGTGACGATCCGGGAACCCGGCCGTGAGGCCGAGGTGCTGGACCTCGTGCGGCAGGCCGGAGCGGACCGGCGGGACCTGCTGGAGTTCGCCGTGGCGGATCTGTCCGCCGACGCGGGCTGGCCCGCCGCGGTGGACGGCGTGAGCCAGGTGCTGCACGTGGCGTCGCCCTTTCCCGCCACGCCCCCGGAGCACGAGGACGAACTCGTCCGCCCGGCACGCGACGGCGCGCTGCGGGTCCTCTCCGCCGCGCGTGCGGCGGGCGTGCGGCGCGTGGTCATGACGTCCTCCTTCGCGGCGGTCGGCTACACCGTGAAGCCCGACGACCGGTACACGGAGGAGGACTGGACCGACCCCGACACCGTCGGTCTCCCCGCCTACCACAAGTCCAAGGTCCTCGCGGAGCGCGCGGCCTGGGACTTCGTGGACGCCGACGGGGAGATCGAGCTGACGGTCGTCAACCCCGTGGGCATCTTCGGGCCCGTGCTCGGACCGCGCCTCGCCGCGTCGACCGACATCGTCCGGTCCATGATGACCGGCCGGATCCCGGCGGTACCACTCATGTACTTCGGCGTCGTCGACGTCCGCGACGTCGTGGACCTGCACCTGCGCGCCATGCTCCATCCCCAGGCGGCCGGGGAACGCTTCCTCGCGGTGGGCGGACCGTCGGTCAGCTTCCTCGGCATGGCCCGGACCCTCCGGGCGCACCTGCCGGCGGCCGCCGACGCCCTGCCGTCCGCGGAGCTCACCCTCGAAGAGATGCGCGAAGCGGCGAAGACTCAGCCGGCGCTCCGGGACGCCGTGGGACTGGGCGGCCGGATTCCCGTCATCAGCAATGCCAAGGCACGTTCCGTGCTCGGCTGGGAACCCCGCGACGTCACCAGGACGGTCCTCGACACCGCCGACAGCCTCATCGAGCTGGGGCTGGTGAAGCTGCCGGAGGACCGGGTCGGCCGCTGA
- a CDS encoding MerR family transcriptional regulator, with translation MSLTIQEMARRSGFSEPTLRYYEKVGLLGVVGRDESSGHRRYGAATADRVVALACLRSAGMTVAGMRRYVDLLPLGNAAAEEQRDLFADQAEKLADDIERLKSRLAYLRGKTRMWDARVRGDAAAERRAVETVTAILEQFEP, from the coding sequence GTGAGTCTGACCATTCAGGAGATGGCGCGACGCTCGGGCTTCAGCGAGCCCACGCTCCGCTACTACGAGAAGGTCGGCCTGCTGGGAGTGGTGGGCCGCGACGAGTCCAGCGGCCATCGGCGCTACGGGGCGGCGACGGCCGACCGGGTCGTGGCGCTGGCCTGTCTGCGCTCGGCTGGCATGACCGTCGCCGGGATGCGCCGCTACGTGGACCTGCTCCCGCTGGGCAACGCCGCGGCGGAGGAACAGCGGGACCTGTTCGCCGACCAGGCGGAGAAGCTGGCCGACGACATCGAACGGCTGAAGTCCCGCCTCGCCTACCTCCGGGGGAAGACCCGGATGTGGGACGCCCGCGTGCGCGGCGACGCCGCCGCCGAGCGCCGGGCCGTCGAGACCGTCACGGCGATCCTCGAACAATTCGAACCCTGA
- a CDS encoding STM4012 family radical SAM protein translates to MTIAPVAAAHSVPRPYQSYLYAYPHKTAYRPLAPRPELERLWADESRQALSLYLHIPFCEVRCGFCNLFTRVGAPDGLTGRYLDALSRQAVAVREALGDASSPRFANAAFGGGTPTFLEAAELERLCDIAERDMGADLRSVPLSVEASPATATADRLAVLVRRGATRISLGVQSFVEDEARAAVRPQRRSDVESALSRIRESAVAVLNIDLIYGIDGQTTASWRYSLDAALAWRPEEIYLYPLYIRPLTGLGRHADARTADREWDEQRLRLYREGRDHLLSEGYEQVSMRMFRRADAPPQGPDDYACQTDGMIGLGCGARSYTSALHYSFDYAVSMREVRAIIDDYSATEDFSRALHGRWVDEDEARRRHLLQSLLQAGGLVRGDYRSRFGTDPADDFAAELDVLGRRGWLQDAGTERLVLSPEGLAHSDAIGPEFFSPAVRDAMAAYETR, encoded by the coding sequence ATGACCATCGCCCCCGTGGCCGCGGCGCACTCCGTGCCCCGCCCGTACCAGAGCTATCTGTACGCCTATCCGCACAAGACCGCCTACCGGCCGCTCGCGCCGCGCCCCGAGCTGGAGCGGTTGTGGGCGGACGAGTCCCGACAGGCGCTCTCCCTGTACCTGCACATCCCGTTCTGCGAGGTGCGCTGCGGCTTCTGCAACCTGTTCACCCGCGTCGGCGCCCCCGACGGGCTGACCGGCCGTTACCTCGACGCCCTGAGCCGGCAGGCCGTCGCCGTGCGCGAGGCGCTCGGCGACGCCTCGTCACCGCGGTTCGCCAACGCGGCCTTCGGGGGCGGCACGCCCACCTTCCTGGAGGCCGCGGAACTGGAGCGCCTCTGCGACATCGCGGAACGTGACATGGGCGCGGACCTGCGGTCGGTCCCGCTGTCCGTGGAGGCGTCGCCCGCGACGGCGACCGCCGACCGCCTCGCCGTCCTGGTCCGGCGCGGCGCCACCCGGATCAGTCTCGGGGTGCAGAGCTTCGTCGAGGACGAGGCCCGCGCCGCGGTACGCCCGCAACGTCGCTCCGACGTCGAGTCCGCGCTCAGCCGGATCCGGGAGTCGGCCGTCGCGGTCCTCAACATCGACCTGATCTACGGCATCGACGGTCAGACCACGGCCAGTTGGCGCTACTCCCTCGACGCGGCCCTGGCCTGGCGGCCGGAGGAGATCTACCTCTACCCGCTCTACATCCGTCCGCTCACGGGCCTCGGCCGCCACGCGGACGCGCGGACCGCCGACCGGGAGTGGGACGAGCAGCGGCTGCGCCTGTACCGCGAGGGCCGAGACCATCTGCTGTCCGAGGGCTACGAGCAGGTGTCGATGCGCATGTTCCGCCGTGCCGACGCGCCTCCGCAGGGGCCCGACGACTACGCGTGCCAGACGGACGGCATGATCGGACTGGGCTGCGGGGCACGGTCGTACACCTCCGCTCTGCACTACTCCTTCGACTACGCCGTGTCGATGCGCGAAGTGCGCGCCATCATCGACGACTACAGCGCCACCGAGGACTTCTCCCGTGCCCTGCACGGCCGTTGGGTGGACGAGGACGAGGCCCGCCGCCGGCACCTGTTGCAGTCGCTGCTGCAGGCCGGGGGTCTGGTCCGCGGTGACTACCGGAGTCGGTTCGGCACCGACCCCGCCGACGACTTCGCCGCCGAACTGGACGTCCTCGGCCGGCGTGGCTGGCTCCAGGACGCGGGGACCGAGCGGCTGGTGCTCTCGCCCGAGGGGCTGGCCCATTCGGACGCCATCGGACCCGAGTTCTTCTCCCCGGCCGTCCGGGACGCCATGGCCGCCTACGAGACGAGGTGA